TCTCTAAAAGACAATACTGGTGCTACTGGTACTGAGTCTATCAAGCTTAAGTAATTAAGTTTGCACTGACGTCGGCATCGCTGGCGTCAGTATAATCCCAAAAATATAATAACTAGAAATATACAGAGCTCTCGGACGGAGGATTGGAATGAAAAAGTCACTACTAATCGCCTTATCATTAGGTGTAGCAGTTAGTGCCGGTAGTCAATCGGCTTATGCTGTAGATCCAGAGACGGATCGTCAACAAATTGTTGATTTCTTCAAGGCAAAAAACCCTAAACTTGCCCCTGAAGAATATGTAAACGGTGCTTATATTTATAGCGCTGACAAGATGGCTCAATGGGAAGCCGCAGAAGAATTCCCTCCATATTTAGATGCAATCGATGCTGGTGAAGCAGCATGGAATAAAGACAAAGCAGTTTATGAAAAATGCTTTGGTTCGGATGTTTCAAAAATCCGCGCTCAGTACCCATACTTTGATGATAACGCTGGTCAAGTTGTAACACTTGAAGGTGCTATCAACAAATGTCGTACTGATGCTGGCCTGAAAGCGCTTAAGTGGAAAAAAGGTACTCTAGCTCAGATTAGTGGTTACCTAGCTTACAATGCGCGTGGTCAGAAAATCGACGTTAAAATCGAAAGCGAAGGTGCTAAAAAAGCATATAACGAAGGTCGTGCAATGTACCTAGCGGAAAAAGGTCAACTAAACCTTTCTTGTGCTAAGTGTCACACTTACAATGCTGGACGTAAAGCACGTTCTAACACACTTTCACCTGCTCTAGGTCACGTAACTCACTTCCCTGTGTTCCGTGCTAAGTGGCAGAACCTTGGTACACTTCACCGTCGTTATGGTGGTTGTCACAAGAATATGCGTGCTAAGCCATTCAAGGCTCAGAGCGCTGAATACCGTAACCTAGAATTCTTCCAGGCTTATATGTCTAACGGTTTGGAAATCAATGGTCCAGGTTACCGCGAGTAATTAAAACGACTCAAAAAAAAGCCCAGGCAACTGGGCTTTTTTTTGCTCTAATAAAAAACATTAATAAAAACTTATATTAGTTAATAACGATTCGATGTAGAGCTTAATAAATTCCTCCGATTGGTCTTTTTCTAAAGACAAAAAAACCGGCTATTATAGCCGGCCTTTTTTAAGTAAATGTCCTCGCGGAATTTAATCCAACTCGAGCATCTGTTCCCCTTCATAGACCCAGTCAAAACCTTGACGAACCCACTTCTCGATACGCATAATCAGACTGGCATCATTTAAGCCCATTTTCTGAGCAATTAAGAACACCTTATCCTGCTCTTCCTTACCGAAGTGACCATCTTTATAAGAAAGCTTGATCAACTCCTGTAAAGTGATAATACGAGACGCTTTAGTATCCAATACGGTCAACAGATCATCGTAGTTGATATCAACCTTATCCAGGTTGTATTCGATACCGTAGGCCTCACTAAAAGACTGTAAATAACCAATCTCCTCTTCGGAGACATCATTATCGGCCGCGGCCAAATTTGCCGCCAAGTCAAAAACAACCTGACG
Above is a window of Thiomicrorhabdus sediminis DNA encoding:
- the soxA gene encoding sulfur oxidation c-type cytochrome SoxA; its protein translation is MKKSLLIALSLGVAVSAGSQSAYAVDPETDRQQIVDFFKAKNPKLAPEEYVNGAYIYSADKMAQWEAAEEFPPYLDAIDAGEAAWNKDKAVYEKCFGSDVSKIRAQYPYFDDNAGQVVTLEGAINKCRTDAGLKALKWKKGTLAQISGYLAYNARGQKIDVKIESEGAKKAYNEGRAMYLAEKGQLNLSCAKCHTYNAGRKARSNTLSPALGHVTHFPVFRAKWQNLGTLHRRYGGCHKNMRAKPFKAQSAEYRNLEFFQAYMSNGLEINGPGYRE
- a CDS encoding TerB family tellurite resistance protein, giving the protein MFANKLTPEQRQVVFDLAANLAAADNDVSEEEIGYLQSFSEAYGIEYNLDKVDINYDDLLTVLDTKASRIITLQELIKLSYKDGHFGKEEQDKVFLIAQKMGLNDASLIMRIEKWVRQGFDWVYEGEQMLELD